The sequence below is a genomic window from Zygosaccharomyces rouxii strain CBS732 chromosome D complete sequence.
ACTGTCCGGATAACCATGGTATACTTCTGAGTTGTCCGGACCGTCCGGGACAACCCTATCCACTTGAATCAGTGTCCGGAAATCTACTTGTTCTGAGACCCCGGAGAACTCTCAAGTCGCAATTTTTTCTGGGGGCCAATATGGGAAAATATGAGCACCTGGTATTACAACCCGACTGCAACAATCTAACCACAGGTTTCTATCTACTACAGTAGGGCATCTATTCCaattcgaattcttcttcattctaTGATTTAGAGCTCTAACAATAgtttatttattattagGTAGCTGAATTACCCCCAAAGCGTTTTGAAGTTTTAGAATCCCAGTGTAATGAAGTTCTCGCACTCGTTGCAGTTTAATGCTGTTCCAGAATGGTCTTCTAAATACATTAGCTATTCACAATTAAAGAAACTGATCTATGCATTACAAAAGGAGCAGCTTTATGGGACTAAAAATTTAGATAATGAAACTCAACCACTTTTGAGTGGTGATGAGATTTACGTTTCAAGGTTCATATCAGCACTTGAtacagaattgaaaaaaattgacaaGTTCTACCTCTCACAAGAGACTGGGTTGATGGCGAATTATCGAGAgttagaagatgatgtACGAGATCTCGAGCAAGATTTGTTGAATAATCGTGTGGATTCGCTCGAAGACGTTTACCCCCGTAGAAGATCAGCGGGTTCCGCTAGATATAGTAGTGCTTCTAGTTTGGAGGCAGGTGGTGGCGATGATGATATACATTCCGGATTTTCAACGAGGTCTCAGTctcatttggaaaatgataatgTAGGCTCCGATATCTATCAAGCGAGGTCCAGAACTACTAACAATACGTGGGGATCATCTTCACAAGCTCATTTTATTTCACCTGCTATGGAGCGGAGGATTATTCTGAAGAAACGTATTATTGCCGTTTATACACAGTTGTCCGAATTGAAAAGCTATATCGAATTAAACTGTACAGGTTTCTCCAAAATATGCAAAAAATTCGACAAGTCATTACAAACTGACATAAGACAGAGTTATTTGGATTCACTTAAAAAGAGATCACATGTTTTCAATCCTCAGACAATCGAAACTGTACAAAAGTGCATAACGGCTGCGGTGGTTACCTACGCAAGACTTTCTCAGGATTCTTTCTCTTATCCTCCAGCTGAAGAGGGTTCAAATGTATTAGATATTGAGACGGCTGAATCGGAACTTTCATCACATTTACGTGAACATGTTGTCTGGGAAAGAAATACTGTTTGGAAAGATatgatgaatttggaaagaaaggCACAAAATGTGAAGGCAGAGACTCGTATGTCTAAATTAgctcaaaatttaaagGCAAAGGAGGGTGCTGGTCGTACAGTAGAGGTACCTGCTGAAGTTACGATGGTTCCTGAAACTCTGGCTGAAATTCGTAAGATGAACTGGTCTCAATTGGGCCGGCTACTGTTGCTCCAAACAGCCgctttgaaatttctgcTCATCACTAATATATTTATTCTATTACTATGCTTCTCACCACTGAAGAACGTTTTacaaaagaattgttttGCCATTCTGGTGTATGCCTCTTTACTTTGGGCTACGGAAACTATCCCTCTGTTTGTCACTTCATTGCTGGTCCCCATGCTAATTGTAATTTTACCTGTGCTTCAAGATCCTTCCACCGGGAAAGCCATGGATCCACTATCTTCCTCTCAATATATTTTGTCTACCATGTGGAATAGTGTTATCATGTTGTTATTGGGAGGATTCACTTTGGCAGCTGCATTATCCAAATATAACATTGCTAAAGTGTTGTCCACATACATTTTATCTTCTGCAGGtacaaatccaaaaattaTTCTAGTGACAAACATGGGTGTAGCACTTTTTGTCTCTATGTGGGTTTCCAATGTGGCAGCACCTGTACTTTGTTATTCCATCATTCAACCTTTGCTGAGGACATTGCCAAGAGACAGTTCCTATGCCAAATCTATGATCTTAGGTATTGCACTGGCATCTAATATTGGTGGAATGGCATCACCAATTGCATCTCCACAAAACATTTTTTCCATTGGTCTTATGGATCCACAACCTTCTTGGGCCGAATGGTTCATCGTTTCGTTGCCTGTCTGCGCCTTATGCATCTTTGGCACTTGGGTATTACTGTTGCTCACTTTCCCACTGGATCCCTCTTTgaaacttcttcaattgcATCCATTGAGAGATCCATTTACCATTAAACAATGGTTCGTTACTATAGTTTGTTGTGGGACAATTGTCCTCTGGTGTATGTCTAATAGGCTAAGCGGTATATTTGGTGAGATGGGTGTCATCTCTATAATACCGCTGCTCATATTTTTTGGTACAGGTTTGTTGACATCCGAtgatttcaacaattttatgTGGACTATCGTAATTTTAGCCATGGGTGGTAACACTTTGGGTAAGGCAGTTACTTCATCAGGTCTTCTGGCTACAATTGCATCTGTTATCAAGGAATCTGTCGAAGATAAACCGATCTTTGTTATTGTTCTATTATTCGGTGTTGTAATTTTAATGACAGCTACATTTGTTTCTCATACAGTAGCTGCTATGATTATTGTTCCTCTCATGAGTGAAATTGGTGCAAATTTGCCATCAGGAAATCATTCGAGATTGCTCATCATGGTTGCAGCTTTACTATGTTCTTGTGCCATGGGATTGCCTACTTCTGGTTTCCCCAACGTTACGGCCATTTCAATGATAAACGAGGTAGGAGATAGATATTTGACCGTAGGAACATTCATCACAAGAGGTATTCCTGCAAGTTTGATTTGTTACGTTTGCATCGTCACCGTGGGATACGGTTTAATGGTATTAGTAGGGTTTTGAAATAATAGAAAAGGTTAACGATATCAATGAAAGAATGCCGATCAAGCgtatatataaatatgTTCATGTGTATGGATATTTAGAGTTACAAGTAATTAATTCACTATAGATAATCTAATTACATTCACCAGCCAAAGTACTTTGCTCCAACAAATCTGGCCTTAGCCCAGTCGCACCggttcaattcatttttggtAACTATTTTACCGACGTAGATGTCAACTTTCCCATCAAAAGCATTAAGAATTCTTCTGATGCTAATTTCCGTTGCTAAGAATACAACGACCTTGATGTTTTCGAGTTCAACACCATGGTCTAATAAGACTTGGGTGGACATAATCATAGAGGCACCGGAAATCATTTGAGCTTCCGTTAAAAGGACCATTTTGTAGTTGGTGATGTCAGGAGGCAAAAGTTTAAAATGCAATTGAGGTTCCCCCGTCCGTGAGTCAGATTGCACCAATAATTTCCCAGTGACAATGTTTGGAATTGTTTTCTTCAAGGAATGCATAAAACAGTCGCCTGATTCGATTAAATTGATGGCGGTTATTTGGTTGAAATCGCATTTTAAGGCATCAGGTATAGTAGTACCTTCGGGAGTCTCTATGGTACATTTTTCATATACAGGTATGTCACTTAACACCTGTGTGAGAAGAATAGTGGCAATCctatcaaaataaaatacaaAATCATAGCGACTAGTCATTTTGTTTAACAGCATAGTAATTATGGCATTAACTTGATTTGTTGGCACCAATTCATGTAAAGAGGGATGCTCAGAAACATTAACCAAATCAGAATGACCCAATTCTATCAACTCCTTCAAATGTTCTTCGGATTTTTGTTGTAATCTCGATTTGATGTGATTAATGATTAATTCCACAGCGACACCATTATCGGTTAAAGAGGGCACGATTGCATCTGCTTCTTTCATTTTAGGTCTCAAATAGCGTTCTGCATTGGGTTTGACAAACCTCTCCCATTGTTCGAGACAACCCTCGAGGTCTCTACCTCTATATACGATATCTCTCGATAACCTTCTCGCAAGACAAACGTCCAGATCTGCATCCACAtagattttcaaatccattagGTCAAGTAATCTTTTGTCATAAAGGGTGTAAATCCCTTCAAGTACAATGATACTAGCACCATAGATGGTTATATTCTTGTTAGGAATTCTATTGTGCTCCACAAAGCTGTAAACAGGGATTGTAGTCTTTTTACCCTCTTTTAAGCTCGATATCGCCTCATATGCTAAATCTAAATCAAGAGCGGTTGGATGGTCAAAATCGTAGTTGTTCTCGAATGCTGTTCTTCTCTGTTCAGCATTTAATGGTTTGTAGAAATTGTccaatgaaattaaaactGTCCAGGGAACGTTCAAGGAAGATACTATCTTGGCTGCTACACTCGTCTTACCTGATCCTGATGGTCCTCCTACCCCGATGACATATGGAGTGGTCCATGGTGGTAGATACTGGAATCTTTTTGATTTAGAATGATGACCATTTGCGTCACTATGGTGGACCTTAGCAACATTGGTGGACTCTAAAATAGTGGGAGATGGTGTATTGGACGCTGTCATCAATGGGAAATGCAGGAAATTTACCCTACTAAGGCTTTGGTGTGCTTTCGGAGttttttgttgtttattgataaagatcttctttttaGTACAGCTTTCAACAGAAGAAAACTGATATTGATTAGATAGAAGAGCTCATCGCTTGCAAGAAAACACTGAATGTAGAAACATTTAAGCCATGAGTGCTGCAGATACTGGTGGAGATGAACATTTTCAGACTGGTAAAGGTAAGAGAAGAACTAAGAGGACTTTCGAAAGCCATGATGGCAATAATGAGAAGCCGCTAGACGATAACGATGAGCTACAAGAGAATGGGAAACCTTTGGTTCAACCGCTAGATGGTATTACAGAGGAtgttgatgagatgaaGCAACTTCGATTACTGGCTAGACAGAGGTATTTGAGTCACAGAGAAagggaaaaattggttatACTTGCCAAAGAGTTGGAATACTTAGAACAAGATATTGAGAAATACGGTTGGGAGAACTTGACCCAAAGCGAAAGGGATGATATtactttgaaaagagatttgGTTTCATTGATTGAACACCGAGAGGATGCTGGAGTTCAAAAGTTCAATTTACAAGAAGACTATGTGAACAATGAAGGTAAGTTGGATGTTGAGAGAAAGAAGGCATTATTGAATGATAGAAGTGGATATCGCCAACATGAGGATGAAGGTAAAAGGAAACATATGTGGGAAGAGAAGCAGTTGCGCAAGGCCGTTAAGaaggatgatgatataGATGAGATTAAGCTTCCTGGTGCCGATAAATACGAATTTGtatttgatgataatgCCATGGTAGACTAcgaggatgaagaagaagtgTTGCCTGGGAAGGATTCTGAGCAAGATAATCATTTATTagaacaattggaaattgAGCAGAAAAGGATCACTTCTGTTCAGGAGACAAGGAAATTCTTGCCGGTCTATCGATATCGGAAAGAATTATTGGAAGCTATCAAAGAGCATCAGATTCTAATCATAGTTGGTGAAACAGGTTCTGGTAAGACAACACAACTACCTCAGTACTTAGTAGAGGATGGCTATACGCAAGGTggtaaatttcaaatcGCAGTGACGCAGCCGCGGAGGGTAGCGGCTACCGCTGTAGCGGCAAGAGTTGCAGATGAGATGGACGTGGTCTTAGGGAAAGAAGTCGGTTATTCCATCCGGTTTGAGGATAAGACCACGGCAGATAAGACTATTCTTAAGTACATGACAGATGGTATGCTTCTTCGGGAGTTTTTAGTGGATCCAGAACTTCAGAAATATTCTTGCATTATGATAGATGAAGCACATGAGAGAACACTAGCGACGGACATCTTGTTGGGTTTACTCAAGGATATTTTGTCGCATCGTAAGGATATGAAGCTACTCATTTCCTCTGCGACCATGAATGCCACTAAATTCTCACGATTCTTTAACAACTGTCCCATCTTTAACGTTCCTGGTAGAAGATTTCCAGTGGATATTCATTATACGGTACAACCTGAAGCCAATTATTTGCATGCAGTTATTAGTAcagttttccaaattcatACAAGGGAGCCATTGCCAGGGGACATCCTAGTATTTTTGACTGGgcaagatgaaattgagaACATGGCTGAAAAGATGGAAATGATAGCTGGAAAATTAGGTGAGAAGGCTATGCCCATGATAATTACTCCTATCTATGCAAATTTACCACAGGATCAACAGAACAGGATATTTATACCTACGCCGCCAAGTTGTAGGAAAGTTGTATTGGCAACCAATATTGCTGAAACTTCTTTGACCGTGGATGGTATTAAATATGTGGTAGATCCAGGGTACGTTAAGGAAAATTCATTCGTGCCCTCTACTGGTATGACCCAGTTGTTAACGGTACCTTGTTCGAGAGCATCTGTGGATCAAAGAGCTGGTAGAGCAGGTCGTGTTGGACCAGGTAAATGTTATCGAATATTTACCAAATGGTCATACTACAATGAACTAGAATTAATGCCTAAGCCTGAAGTCTTGAGGACTAATTTATCATCCGTGGTTCTACTTTTACTATCTCTGGGTATTACGAATTTAGTcgatttccaattgttggaTAAACCAAGTGTGTCTTCGTTGtccaaatctttggagAATTTGTACTTATTAGGAGCCCTCAATAGCAAAGGTACTATCACAAAACTGGGTAGAATTATGTGTGAATTTCCTTGCGAACCAGAATTCGCTAAAGTGTTACATACAGCCGCTACACATGAGATGTGCCATGGGGTGCTTGAGGAGTGCATAGATATTGTTGCCATGCTCCATGAAGCCAAATCTTTGTTCGTAGGATctaaaaatccaaatcccGGCTCTCATGTCGTTGGACAAGTCGATAGTGACCACATGCTCTACTGGGAGATCTATAATGAATGGAGAAATTCCAACTATTCGAAGATGTGGTGTCAGGACCATAAATTACAGTACAAGACCCTT
It includes:
- the PHO91 gene encoding Pho91p (similar to uniprot|P27514 Saccharomyces cerevisiae YNR013C PHO91 Low-affinity phosphate transporter deletion of pho84 pho87 pho89 pho90 and pho91 causes synthetic lethality transcription independent of Pi and Pho4p activity overexpression results in vigorous growth) yields the protein MKFSHSLQFNAVPEWSSKYISYSQLKKLIYALQKEQLYGTKNLDNETQPLLSGDEIYVSRFISALDTELKKIDKFYLSQETGLMANYRELEDDVRDLEQDLLNNRVDSLEDVYPRRRSAGSARYSSASSLEAGGGDDDIHSGFSTRSQSHLENDNVGSDIYQARSRTTNNTWGSSSQAHFISPAMERRIILKKRIIAVYTQLSELKSYIELNCTGFSKICKKFDKSLQTDIRQSYLDSLKKRSHVFNPQTIETVQKCITAAVVTYARLSQDSFSYPPAEEGSNVLDIETAESELSSHLREHVVWERNTVWKDMMNLERKAQNVKAETRMSKLAQNLKAKEGAGRTVEVPAEVTMVPETLAEIRKMNWSQLGRLLLLQTAALKFLLITNIFILLLCFSPLKNVLQKNCFAILVYASLLWATETIPLFVTSLLVPMLIVILPVLQDPSTGKAMDPLSSSQYILSTMWNSVIMLLLGGFTLAAALSKYNIAKVLSTYILSSAGTNPKIILVTNMGVALFVSMWVSNVAAPVLCYSIIQPLLRTLPRDSSYAKSMILGIALASNIGGMASPIASPQNIFSIGLMDPQPSWAEWFIVSLPVCALCIFGTWVLLLLTFPLDPSLKLLQLHPLRDPFTIKQWFVTIVCCGTIVLWCMSNRLSGIFGEMGVISIIPLLIFFGTGLLTSDDFNNFMWTIVILAMGGNTLGKAVTSSGLLATIASVIKESVEDKPIFVIVLLFGVVILMTATFVSHTVAAMIIVPLMSEIGANLPSGNHSRLLIMVAALLCSCAMGLPTSGFPNVTAISMINEVGDRYLTVGTFITRGIPASLICYVCIVTVGYGLMVLVGF
- the PRP2 gene encoding DEAH-box RNA-dependent ATPase PRP2 (similar to uniprot|P20095 Saccharomyces cerevisiae YNR011C PRP2 RNA-dependent ATPase in the DEAH-box family required for activation of the spliceosome before the first transesterification step in RNA splicing) codes for the protein MSAADTGGDEHFQTGKGKRRTKRTFESHDGNNEKPLDDNDELQENGKPLVQPLDGITEDVDEMKQLRLLARQRYLSHREREKLVILAKELEYLEQDIEKYGWENLTQSERDDITLKRDLVSLIEHREDAGVQKFNLQEDYVNNEGKLDVERKKALLNDRSGYRQHEDEGKRKHMWEEKQLRKAVKKDDDIDEIKLPGADKYEFVFDDNAMVDYEDEEEVLPGKDSEQDNHLLEQLEIEQKRITSVQETRKFLPVYRYRKELLEAIKEHQILIIVGETGSGKTTQLPQYLVEDGYTQGGKFQIAVTQPRRVAATAVAARVADEMDVVLGKEVGYSIRFEDKTTADKTILKYMTDGMLLREFLVDPELQKYSCIMIDEAHERTLATDILLGLLKDILSHRKDMKLLISSATMNATKFSRFFNNCPIFNVPGRRFPVDIHYTVQPEANYLHAVISTVFQIHTREPLPGDILVFLTGQDEIENMAEKMEMIAGKLGEKAMPMIITPIYANLPQDQQNRIFIPTPPSCRKVVLATNIAETSLTVDGIKYVVDPGYVKENSFVPSTGMTQLLTVPCSRASVDQRAGRAGRVGPGKCYRIFTKWSYYNELELMPKPEVLRTNLSSVVLLLLSLGITNLVDFQLLDKPSVSSLSKSLENLYLLGALNSKGTITKLGRIMCEFPCEPEFAKVLHTAATHEMCHGVLEECIDIVAMLHEAKSLFVGSKNPNPGSHVVGQVDSDHMLYWEIYNEWRNSNYSKMWCQDHKLQYKTLCRVRNIRDQLFQCADKLGLVALNESARRELVDKQANSALTARITKCFIGGFPMNVAQLGTNAYRTVGKKSTSGLDVYIHPSSVVIHSTRDGKKPCKFVLYQQLMLTSKEFIRDCLPIPRESWLEEMVPQLFQSR
- the URK1 gene encoding uridine kinase URK1 (similar to uniprot|P27515 Saccharomyces cerevisiae YNR012W URK1 converts ATP and uridine to ADP and UMP Uridine kinase); this translates as MTASNTPSPTILESTNVAKVHHSDANGHHSKSKRFQYLPPWTTPYVIGVGGPSGSGKTSVAAKIVSSLNVPWTVLISLDNFYKPLNAEQRRTAFENNYDFDHPTALDLDLAYEAISSLKEGKKTTIPVYSFVEHNRIPNKNITIYGASIIVLEGIYTLYDKRLLDLMDLKIYVDADLDVCLARRLSRDIVYRGRDLEGCLEQWERFVKPNAERYLRPKMKEADAIVPSLTDNGVAVELIINHIKSRLQQKSEEHLKELIELGHSDLVNVSEHPSLHELVPTNQVNAIITMLLNKMTSRYDFVFYFDRIATILLTQVLSDIPVYEKCTIETPEGTTIPDALKCDFNQITAINLIESGDCFMHSLKKTIPNIVTGKLLVQSDSRTGEPQLHFKLLPPDITNYKMVLLTEAQMISGASMIMSTQVLLDHGVELENIKVVVFLATEISIRRILNAFDGKVDIYVGKIVTKNELNRCDWAKARFVGAKYFGW